A single window of Salminus brasiliensis chromosome 18, fSalBra1.hap2, whole genome shotgun sequence DNA harbors:
- the LOC140538982 gene encoding carbonyl reductase [NADPH] 1-like, protein MARRVAVITGANKGIGLAIVKGLCKAGYSGDVLLTARNEKLGLEAVEQVKAEGFKNVLYHRLDICDQGSCSELKKFLEKNYGGLDVLVNNAGIAFKVDATEPFGEQAEVTMRTNFWGTLWVCHALYPLLRPNARVVNVSSFVSKRSLDKCSPELQAKFRSTEISEEELCLLMGEFVAAAQSGEHEAQGWPNSAYGTTKIGVTVLSRIQARVLNETRPSDGIILNACCPGWVRTDMAGPKALKSPEEGAETPVYLALLPEGVKEPHGQIVWDKTVQEW, encoded by the exons ATGGCGAGAAGGGTCGCTGTGATCACAGGAGCCAACAAAGGCATCGGCCTCGCTATAGTGAAGGGACTCTGTAAGGCAGGTTACAGCGGAGACGTCCTTCTAACCGCCCGGAATGAGAAGCTGGGTCTAGAGGCAGTGGAGCAGGTGAAAGCCGAGGGTTTTAAAAATGTGCTTTACCATCGACTCGACATCTGCGACCAGGGCAGCTGTTCAGAGCTTAAAAAGTTCTTGGAGAAGAACTACGGAGGCCTGGACGTGCTCGTCAACAACGCGGGGATCGCTTTCAAAG TGGATGCCACAGAGCCATTTGGGGAGCAGGCTGAAGTCACCATGCGCACTAACTTTTGGGGAACACTGTGGGTGTGCCATGCTCTCTACCCCCTGCTGAGGCCCAATGCCCGGGTGGTCAATGTGTCCAGCTTTGTCAGCAAGCGGTCCCTTGATAAATGCAGCCCTGAACTGCAGGCAAA GTTCAGAAGCACAGAGATTTCAGAAGAGGAGCTGTGTTTGCTAATGGGAGAGTTTGTTGCTGCTGCACAGAGTGGAGAGCATGAGGCTCAGGGCTGGCCAAACTCTGCTTATGGCACTACCAAG ATCGGCGTGACAGTGCTTTCAAGGATCCAGGCACGTGTTCTTAATGAGACAAGACCCAGCGATGGCATTATCCTCAACGCCTGTTGTCCTGGCTGGGTCAGAACAGACATGGCTGGACCAAAGGCCCTGAAGAGTCCagaggaaggagctgaaactcctgtctacctggctttgcTGCCAGAGGGAGTCAAGGAGCCACATGGACAGATAGTTTGGGATAAAACAGTGCAGGAATGGTAA